A window of the Vespa crabro chromosome 8, iyVesCrab1.2, whole genome shotgun sequence genome harbors these coding sequences:
- the LOC124426034 gene encoding GPI mannosyltransferase 4 produces MIFPYSKIMRHITEYRRSIDEYKPISPIKRKMKLYWVLAAFRIFLTFIPQTGYIHPDEYFQAIEVISGDRFDIDVYKPWEYNATFPIRTVFIPQIIVGTSYSVLKFLSSYTFYFFGTSLISPYYLIVFPRLFMCILSFVSDYCLYKICCMCGQNYKVRLITFASSYVTLTYATRVFSNSIELTLTSLLLFYTSQCMVYSEKVIIQSDYLSNKYDEAKNGVERVKYYKLLGSLPSHSLNHCFKIATITVIGIFNRPTFVAFAFPPVFFWLQRGLGSRTIGLLHFHIRIFTFILCGIPAAIFFIIVDSFYFGYLTMGEIGNLDISLNNFVVTPLNFLKYNANSKNLESHGLHPRFLHFLLNIPLLYNVLGIIGLLTFARMSFSGLKGKWLELPRIQSIVSLMTTSFIVPVALLSFFPHQEPRFIIPVILPLVFLYAPKLYHVPGVDITSHIKKNNRTNYMPQKIFKLTKLQIIWYFFNIILCLFYGFVHQGGVFPLTSHMSAELKAKPHLTHIHLYTSYIYPIPTALLHLRNTHKTYVSSDNHKYRLTKDFYLYEQGSKNMTEVYNSITQKLQECEEKFKYKRIPYRLYYTLPYSAVGEFAEYFQNNTLLFKYYIVWTYPHVSTEKLPSLKTILEHINIQNNSLFNQSSIKQLIYDIFMFFRQFRLALIKIEKSTQFVKKTKNSVFT; encoded by the exons atgatATTTCCTTACTCAAAAATAATGCGTCACATAACCGAATATCGCAGATCTATTGATGAATACAAACCTATTTCgcctataaaaagaaaaatgaaactaTATTGGGTTTTAGCTgcatttagaatttttttgaCTTTTATTCCACAAACTGGATATATACATCCggatgaatattttcaagctATAGAAGTTATATCAG GAGATCGTTTTGACATAGATGTTTACAAACCATGGGAATATAATGCAACATTTCCCATTCGAACTGTTTTTATACCGCAAATAATTGTGGGCACATCCTATTCagttttaaaatttctttcatcgtatacattttatttctttggtACATCCTTAATATCACCATATTATCTTATAGTCTTTCCAAGACTCTTTATGTGTATTTTATCATTCGTATCGGATTACTGCCTATATAAGATATGTTGTATGTGTGGCCAAAACTATAAAGTGAGATTGATTACATTTGCAAGTTCATATGTAACGTTAACTTATGCTACACGTGTGTTTTCAAATTCCATTGAATTAACATTGACttctttactattattctatacCTCACAGTGCATGGTATACTCAGAAAAG GTCATTATACAGAGTGATTATCTTTCAAACAAATATGATGAAGCTAAAAATGGAGTGGAAcgtgttaaatattataaacttttaGGATCATTACCTTCACATTCTTTAAATCATTGCTTTAAAATAGCTACcattactgttattggtatATTTAATAGACCAACATTTGTTGCATTTGCATTTCCTCCTGTATTTTTTTGGTTACAAAGAGGTCTTGGTTCAAGAACTATTGGTTTGCTTCATTTtcatataagaatatttacttttattctttgtgGCATACCTGCtgctattttctttatcatagtTGATAGTTTTTACTTTGGTTACTTAACAATGGGAGAGATAGGAAATTTGGATATTAGTTTGAATAATTTTGTAGTGACACcacttaattttttaaaatataatgccAATTCTAAAAATTTAGAAAGTCATGGTTTACATCCACgctttttgcattttttattaaacattccTCTATTATACAATGTACTTGGAATTATTGGATTACTTACATTTGCAAGGATGTCATTCAg TggtttaaaaggaaaatggcTGGAATTACCACGGATACAAAGTATAGTTAGTTTAATGACAACATCATTTATTGTTCCTGtagcattattatctttttttccccatcaAGAACCTCGTTTTATAATACCTGTGATATTACCATTGGTTTTCTTATATGCTCCAAAGTTATATCATGTACCTGGAGTTGATATTACCtcacatattaaaaaaaataatcgaactaATTATATGccacaaaaaatatttaagctTACAAAGCTGCAAATTATTTGgtatttttttaacatcatattatgtttattttatggTTTTGTACATCAAGGTGGAGTTTTCCCTCTAACATCACATATGAGTGCTGAATTGAAAGCTAAACCTCATctcacacatatacatttatatacatcgtATATATATCCCATACCAACTGCACTTTTACATTTAAGAAATACACATAAAACATATGTTAGTAGTGACAATCATAAGTATCGCTTGACCAAAGACTTTTATCTTTATGAACAAGGTTCGAAGAATATGACAGAAGTGTATAATAGTATTACACAAAAACTTCAGGAATgtgaagaaaaattcaaatataaaagaataccATATAGATTGTATTATACATTGCCTTATAGTGCTGTAGGAGAATTtgctgaatatttccaaaataatactctattatttaagtattatattGTATGGACGTATCCACACGTTTCGACTGAAAAATTGCCatcattaaaaacaattcttgaacatataaatatacagaaTAATAGTCTTTTTAATCAGAGTTCAATAAAGCAacttatatatgatatatttatgttttttcgACAGTTTAGATTAGCATTAATCAAGATTGAAAAATCAACacaatttgtaaaaaagacTAAAAATTCAGTGTTTAcatag
- the LOC124426038 gene encoding cyclin-K, which produces MPCWYYEKKELRNTPSVQDGIDYETECRYRKEGARFIIDTGTKMDLGYNTMATGVVYFHRFYMFHSFKNFPRYVTACCCLLLAGKVEETPKKCKDIIRTAKTLLTEQKFMTFGEDPKEEVMTIERILLQTIKFDLQVEHPYSYLLKYAKCLKGDKNKLQKMVQMAWTFVNDSLCTTLSLQWEPEIIAVALMYLAGKLSKFEVLDWNGRQPKHLRWWDMFVEDVTMDLLEDICHQVLDLYSQANNTKPPDSPPVIPSNEQNRERIAPPPIVDSASNTPNVTPGKASKIEVTTVAANGCTAADTTDGIKPVDAPTHFPTYPTNFAPGSTTYPPVFPPANVSVPPPPVNTINHIVPTMHHINSSTPIRPTPPGPNAAQPFQPYPYPTNASYFAPNALVPPATTQRTYYPPQP; this is translated from the exons ATGCCATGCTGGtactatgaaaaaaaagaattacgaaATACTCCATCCGTTCAGGATGGGATTGATTATGAAACGGAGTGCAGATATAGAAAAGAAGGTGCTCGTTTTATAATAGACACAGGCACAAAAATGGACTTAGGATATAATACAATGGCAACGGGTGTTGTTTATTTTCATAGATTCTATATGtttcattcgtttaaaaatttccCAAGATAT GTTACTGCATGCTGCTGTTTATTATTAGCTGGTAAAGTAGAAGAGACACCAAAAAAATGTAAGGATATTATAAGAACAGCCAAAACTTTATTAACTGAACAAAAATTTATGACATTTGGAGAAGATCCTAAG GAAGAAGTAATGACTATAGAAAGGATATTATTGCAGACAATTAAATTTGACTTGCAAGTAGAGCATCCATATAGTTACCTGTTGAAATATGCAAAATGTCTTAAAG gtgataaaaataaattacaaaaaatggTTCAGATGGCTTGGACATTTGTCAATGATAG tTTATGTACAACATTATCTCTCCAATGGGAACCAGAAATAATAGCAGTTGCTCTCATGTACTTAGCAGGAAAATTAAGCAAATTTGAAGTATTAGATTGGAATGGAAGACAACCCAAACATTTACGTTGGTGGGATATGTTTGTTGAGGATGTAACTATGGATCTTTTAGAAG ATATTTGCCATCAAGTATTAGATTTATATTCTCAAGCAAATAATACCAAGCCCCCTGATTCTCCGCCTGTAATACCATCTAATGaacaaaatagagaaagaattgCTCCACCTCCTATAGTAGATTCTGCATCAAATACACCAAatg tGACTCCTGGAAAAGCCTCTAAAATTGAAGTAACTACAGTTGCTGCAAATGGTTGTACAGCTGCAGATACTACAGATGGTATCAAACCCGTAGATGCACCGACACATTTTCCAACATATCCTACAAATTTTGCTCCAGGCAGTACAACTTATCCACCAGTATTTCCACCAGCAAATGTTTCtgtacctcctcctcctgtaAATACTATAAATCATATTGTGCCAACAATGCACCATATTAATTCATCTACCCCTATTCGGCCTACACCTCCTGGGCCGAATGCAGCTCAGCCATTTCAGCCTTATCCTTATCCAACGAATGCATCGTATTTTGCACCTAATGCTTTGGTACCACCTGCTACTACTCAACGTACCTATTATCCACCACAACCTTAa